The Candidatus Pelagibacter sp. IMCC9063 genome has a window encoding:
- a CDS encoding SDR family NAD(P)-dependent oxidoreductase, with protein MNKENIALVIGGTGSIGSAIVNELKNQKFTNIISLSRSSNPPLDLLDEPSIERAAGFIKSQKKSLCLLFDATGILHDEDQNQMPEKTYKNIDLAFMKKNFEINVMGPALIMKHFLPLLDKDQKSIFATLSAKVGSISDNRYGGWYSYRASKAALNQMIKTASIELKMKNKKAICVAIHPGTVTSKLSKPFQKDNLKIQSNEESAKNITGVIVGLKVSNSGLFFDWNGSIISW; from the coding sequence ATGAATAAAGAGAATATTGCTCTAGTTATTGGCGGAACAGGATCCATTGGTTCAGCTATTGTAAATGAACTAAAAAATCAAAAATTTACTAATATTATAAGCTTAAGCAGATCATCCAATCCTCCATTAGACTTGCTTGACGAGCCTAGCATTGAAAGGGCTGCTGGTTTTATCAAAAGCCAAAAAAAATCATTGTGTTTATTATTTGATGCTACTGGAATTTTACATGATGAGGATCAAAATCAAATGCCAGAAAAAACATATAAAAATATTGATTTAGCTTTTATGAAGAAAAATTTTGAAATTAACGTTATGGGTCCTGCCCTAATTATGAAACACTTTTTACCTCTATTAGATAAAGATCAAAAATCTATTTTTGCAACCCTGTCTGCCAAAGTTGGTTCTATTTCTGACAATCGATATGGTGGATGGTATTCATACCGCGCATCTAAAGCGGCATTAAATCAAATGATCAAGACAGCTTCTATTGAACTGAAAATGAAAAATAAAAAAGCAATCTGCGTTGCTATTCATCCAGGAACTGTAACCAGTAAGCTTTCTAAGCCATTTCAGAAAGATAATTTAAAAATTCAATCCAATGAAGAATCTGCAAAAAACATCACTGGGGTGATAGTAGGTTTAAAAGTGAGTAATTCTGGTTTATTTTTTGATTGGAACGGTAGTATAATTAGTTGGTAA
- a CDS encoding putative manganese transporter — MVELALKVVRYLPNFRLAKLALFLVLMFLALNPNTRDWVIESSSDAFIAVTSFVAATIYVFYYFEVKKYNLQSFITKNKKFEILIASFLGVIPGCGGAIMVMTLYVRGVVSFSSVIATLVSTMGDAAFLLIASNPKAALIILPVTFVTGILSGYTALLFEDKISPNLSSSHKDIEFGEFPENKIPIFFYKSWLWLIPPAVILGLVNAFGKSTSLILFNIDLVLVFSCCGALFCFLMWLCNPLSDIQMAVTSHKEKSSKKVVDMTCFITVWVIVAFISFEIINGFTGGKIFEKLEILGPFVPLIAILIGFIPGCGPQIMITTMYLGGHIPIAAQIGNSISNDGDALFPALAIAPKAAILATLYSAIPAVIVAYVWYYFI, encoded by the coding sequence ATGGTTGAATTGGCTCTAAAAGTAGTAAGGTATCTACCAAATTTTAGATTAGCTAAACTGGCTTTATTCTTAGTACTAATGTTTTTGGCCTTAAATCCAAATACTCGAGATTGGGTTATAGAATCATCTAGCGATGCTTTTATAGCCGTCACTTCTTTTGTTGCAGCAACTATTTATGTTTTCTATTATTTTGAGGTTAAGAAATACAATTTACAATCTTTCATAACTAAAAACAAAAAATTCGAAATATTAATTGCTTCATTTTTGGGTGTAATACCTGGTTGTGGTGGCGCTATAATGGTAATGACACTTTATGTCAGAGGAGTTGTTTCATTTAGTTCTGTAATTGCAACACTAGTCAGTACGATGGGTGATGCTGCATTTTTATTAATAGCCTCGAATCCAAAAGCAGCCTTGATTATTCTTCCTGTTACTTTTGTTACAGGAATATTATCAGGATACACAGCTTTATTATTTGAAGATAAGATCTCCCCAAATTTAAGCTCATCTCATAAAGATATTGAATTTGGAGAATTTCCAGAAAATAAAATTCCAATTTTTTTTTATAAATCTTGGTTATGGTTAATTCCTCCTGCTGTAATTTTAGGGCTAGTCAATGCTTTTGGAAAATCTACAAGCTTAATTCTCTTTAACATTGATTTGGTTTTAGTTTTCAGTTGTTGTGGTGCTTTATTTTGCTTTTTAATGTGGCTATGCAACCCGCTTTCGGACATACAGATGGCAGTTACTTCTCACAAAGAAAAAAGTTCAAAAAAAGTTGTAGATATGACATGTTTTATAACCGTCTGGGTTATAGTTGCTTTTATTTCTTTTGAAATAATTAATGGATTTACTGGGGGAAAAATTTTTGAAAAGCTAGAAATTTTGGGCCCCTTCGTTCCTTTGATTGCAATACTAATTGGTTTTATACCAGGATGTGGACCTCAAATTATGATTACTACAATGTATTTGGGTGGTCACATACCAATAGCTGCACAAATTGGAAACTCAATCTCTAATGATGGTGACGCCTTATTTCCGGCATTAGCAATTGCACCTAAAGCAGCAATTCTTGCAACCCTATACAGTGCAATTCCAGCAGTGATAGTTGCTTATGTTTGGTACTATTTTATTTAA
- the rlmN gene encoding 23S rRNA (adenine(2503)-C(2))-methyltransferase RlmN: protein MNFSNFYDLSYSDLSDFISSNFSLEKKKTSMRTNQIWKFVYKKGLRETSKFSNISSELKYNIEKSFNFNRTNIAEKKISKDGTIKWLLKLSDNNLVETVFIPSGKRGTLCVSSQVGCTLNCKFCHTGTQLMVKNLTTHEIINQILVAKDELNDWGSQKKITNIVYMGMGEPFYNYDNVKKSISILRERNGLDYSAKKITVSTAGISNEIMKAADEIGTYLALSLHAPTDELREKIMPINKKFKIKDLIESCSYYSKINKEKIFLEYVLLKDINDTDSCAQQLVKLMSKFPSKLNLIEFNAWPGVGYEPSDSETVQKFYEKIKKSGHIVTLRKSRGEDILGACGQLKTDSEKKRKSL from the coding sequence ATGAATTTTTCAAACTTCTATGATCTCAGCTATTCTGACTTAAGTGATTTTATTTCTAGTAATTTTTCACTAGAGAAAAAAAAAACTAGCATGAGAACTAACCAAATTTGGAAATTTGTTTATAAAAAAGGATTAAGAGAAACATCTAAATTTTCCAACATATCTTCTGAGCTAAAATACAACATAGAAAAAAGTTTTAATTTTAACAGAACAAATATAGCAGAAAAAAAAATTTCAAAAGATGGAACTATTAAGTGGTTGCTAAAACTTTCAGACAATAATTTAGTAGAAACCGTTTTTATTCCTTCGGGAAAAAGAGGAACGCTGTGCGTTTCTTCACAAGTTGGGTGTACATTGAATTGTAAGTTTTGTCATACAGGAACTCAATTGATGGTTAAAAATTTAACTACACACGAAATTATTAATCAAATTCTTGTAGCTAAAGACGAGCTAAATGATTGGGGGTCTCAAAAAAAAATAACTAATATTGTTTATATGGGAATGGGAGAGCCTTTTTATAATTATGATAATGTTAAAAAGTCTATTTCTATTCTTAGAGAACGTAATGGGCTAGATTATTCAGCAAAAAAAATAACCGTTTCTACTGCAGGAATCTCAAATGAAATTATGAAAGCTGCCGATGAAATTGGAACATATCTTGCTCTTTCTCTACATGCACCAACAGATGAATTAAGAGAGAAAATTATGCCAATTAATAAAAAATTTAAAATTAAAGATTTAATTGAAAGCTGTTCTTATTATAGCAAAATTAATAAAGAAAAAATATTTTTAGAATATGTCTTGTTGAAGGATATTAACGATACCGATAGTTGTGCTCAACAATTGGTTAAACTAATGAGTAAATTTCCTAGCAAATTAAATCTCATAGAATTTAATGCGTGGCCCGGAGTTGGTTATGAGCCATCTGACAGTGAAACTGTTCAAAAGTTTTACGAAAAAATAAAAAAATCTGGACACATAGTAACATTGAGAAAGTCTAGAGGTGAAGATATACTTGGAGCCTGCGGTCAGCTTAAAACAGACAGCGAAAAAAAAAGAAAATCTCTTTAA
- the mntR gene encoding manganese-binding transcriptional regulator MntR, whose translation MVKKSTRYSATNYFQESRRQNSTEMLEDYVEAILEITTKNGETRNSDLSKYFGVSQATVTKNLKRLNSNNLVKSQPYRSIFLTNSGLNLAKVSKKRHEIVYNFLIKIGVSKKIAEQDSEGMEHHVSHETLVLMKKIIEKKIRFNQMVAI comes from the coding sequence ATGGTTAAAAAATCTACTAGATATAGTGCTACCAACTATTTCCAAGAAAGCAGAAGGCAGAATAGTACAGAGATGCTGGAAGATTATGTGGAAGCAATACTTGAAATAACAACGAAAAATGGGGAAACAAGAAATTCTGACCTATCAAAATATTTTGGTGTTTCTCAAGCGACGGTAACCAAAAACTTAAAAAGATTAAATTCAAATAATTTAGTTAAAAGCCAGCCTTATAGATCCATTTTCTTAACAAACTCTGGCTTAAACTTAGCGAAGGTAAGCAAAAAAAGACATGAGATTGTTTATAATTTTTTAATAAAAATAGGTGTTTCAAAAAAAATTGCAGAACAAGATTCTGAAGGTATGGAACATCATGTAAGTCATGAAACACTTGTGTTAATGAAAAAAATTATAGAAAAAAAAATAAGATTTAATCAAATGGTTGCTATTTAA
- a CDS encoding DUF4170 domain-containing protein, with product MNQFIVIEGDHKDPNDFATLDKGTENIYGPFENKEEADNMAKHLIQKNIDNFYHRAWVRLK from the coding sequence ATGAATCAGTTTATTGTTATAGAAGGAGATCATAAAGACCCAAATGACTTTGCTACTCTAGATAAGGGAACAGAAAATATTTATGGCCCTTTTGAAAATAAAGAAGAGGCTGATAATATGGCAAAACATCTAATACAGAAAAATATAGATAATTTTTACCACCGAGCTTGGGTGAGGCTTAAATAA
- a CDS encoding HpcH/HpaI aldolase family protein, with the protein MEIRKNIFKQKILKFEKQIGIWSCLSSNTVSEILSIVGFDWIVVDMEHSPNDIQEVLSQLQIIQGFSSEPIVRVPWNEPVMVKRVLDMGAQTILFPYIEDEKEAIAAVQATKYPPKGIRGVMSAARMNKYGTVTDYYAKADNEICVLVQCETKKAIKNISKIAEVEGIDGIFLGPSDLSASIGKIGQFEDDEVQSLIMEGLEHCKKSKKPAGILTAKKDYAKKYVSDGFTYVAINSDTNLIARSAENLLKEFK; encoded by the coding sequence ATGGAAATTAGAAAAAATATTTTTAAACAAAAAATTTTAAAATTTGAAAAACAGATTGGTATATGGAGCTGTTTATCTAGTAATACAGTTTCAGAAATCTTATCGATAGTAGGTTTTGATTGGATAGTTGTAGATATGGAGCATTCTCCTAACGATATACAAGAAGTACTTTCCCAACTTCAAATTATACAAGGTTTTTCTTCTGAACCAATTGTTCGTGTTCCTTGGAATGAACCAGTAATGGTAAAAAGAGTTTTAGACATGGGAGCACAGACTATTTTATTTCCATACATCGAAGATGAAAAAGAAGCCATCGCAGCCGTACAAGCTACAAAGTATCCACCTAAAGGAATAAGAGGTGTGATGTCAGCAGCTAGAATGAATAAATATGGAACTGTCACTGACTACTATGCGAAAGCAGACAATGAAATTTGTGTTTTGGTTCAATGTGAAACCAAAAAGGCAATTAAGAATATTTCTAAAATTGCAGAGGTTGAAGGAATAGATGGAATCTTTCTTGGGCCAAGTGATCTCTCAGCATCAATTGGTAAAATAGGTCAATTTGAAGACGATGAGGTCCAGTCACTCATTATGGAGGGGTTGGAGCATTGTAAAAAAAGTAAAAAGCCAGCCGGTATTTTAACTGCCAAAAAAGACTATGCCAAAAAGTACGTGTCGGATGGATTCACATACGTGGCCATTAATAGTGATACAAATTTAATTGCAAGAAGCGCGGAAAATTTATTAAAAGAGTTTAAATAA
- a CDS encoding YajQ family cyclic di-GMP-binding protein, protein MPTFDVVSKVSFQELNNALSNCLREINTRYDFKGLNIAIEFKEKEKQIIVLAPDNMKLNQINDLFISHLVRRKLDPRIVKIKNVEDATGNSKRQTSELQEGIDQESAKKIITQIKASKMKVQIKIQGDELRVDGKKRDDLQETMQVINGIDIGRPVEFVNFRD, encoded by the coding sequence ATGCCAACCTTTGATGTAGTAAGCAAAGTGAGTTTTCAAGAACTGAATAACGCTTTATCTAATTGTTTAAGAGAAATAAACACTAGATATGATTTTAAAGGTTTAAATATAGCTATTGAATTTAAAGAAAAGGAGAAGCAAATTATTGTTTTAGCTCCTGATAATATGAAGTTAAATCAAATAAATGATCTGTTCATAAGCCATTTGGTTAGAAGAAAATTGGATCCAAGAATTGTAAAAATTAAAAATGTTGAGGATGCGACTGGAAATTCAAAGAGACAAACAAGTGAGTTACAAGAAGGTATAGATCAAGAAAGTGCAAAAAAGATTATAACACAAATAAAAGCCTCTAAAATGAAAGTACAAATAAAAATTCAAGGAGATGAATTGAGAGTGGATGGAAAAAAGAGAGATGACCTACAAGAAACTATGCAGGTTATTAATGGAATTGATATTGGTAGGCCTGTAGAGTTTGTAAATTTTAGAGACTAA
- a CDS encoding DsbA family oxidoreductase, translating into MKIQIFIDTVCGWCFIGSQRLISSIQELNKDFEIIYVPFQLNPDMPKQGMNRIEYVQKKFGSLEDAKPMYDNMVLEAQKENLQFKLSRITKTPNTVASHILIDLARKEKVQKEVVYSIFSDYFEKGIDIGDENNLVKVGVKHGIDEDILKKELRSSENINKVSKMDGIGRKMGITGVPFYIFNEKILLSGAQRPEAILKAIEEAQ; encoded by the coding sequence ATGAAAATTCAAATTTTTATAGATACGGTATGTGGTTGGTGTTTTATTGGCAGCCAAAGGTTAATTTCATCCATTCAAGAACTAAATAAAGATTTTGAGATTATCTATGTTCCTTTTCAATTGAATCCAGATATGCCCAAGCAGGGAATGAATAGGATAGAATATGTGCAAAAAAAGTTTGGAAGTTTAGAAGATGCAAAGCCTATGTACGATAATATGGTCCTAGAAGCCCAAAAAGAAAATCTACAGTTCAAGCTAAGCCGCATTACAAAGACTCCCAATACAGTAGCTTCCCACATATTGATTGACCTTGCTAGAAAAGAAAAAGTTCAAAAAGAAGTTGTTTATAGTATTTTTTCAGATTATTTTGAAAAAGGAATTGATATTGGCGACGAGAACAATTTGGTAAAAGTTGGAGTAAAACATGGTATTGATGAAGACATCTTAAAAAAAGAGTTACGATCTTCAGAGAACATAAACAAAGTAAGCAAGATGGATGGAATTGGAAGAAAAATGGGGATTACCGGGGTGCCATTTTATATATTTAACGAAAAAATTCTTCTATCAGGAGCTCAGCGACCAGAAGCAATACTAAAAGCAATTGAAGAGGCCCAGTGA
- a CDS encoding fumarylacetoacetate hydrolase — protein sequence MSLESTRYAKKIASAFNNGTLIAPLPVKFTKKSSEANKFRTECEKLITSPIIGFKAGGTGKPMLKKLGEKEPFYAAIYKKNLLKSNGSVKINKYTLGIELEVFYQVKKSFFSNSKKITEKNVSSVVSHMGPCIEVVGYRQKKKGLTYLGDLISDFGANVKFIIGRKQKFKKLKFNNLATSLYNKKSGQVANGNTKAVYDSPLKSLIWLLNKIKKNKIDLKKDFLVFTGSTVGVVPIQKTGLFKGEIKSLGSVKTKIKN from the coding sequence ATGTCCTTAGAATCAACCAGATACGCTAAAAAAATTGCCAGTGCTTTCAACAATGGCACCTTGATTGCTCCGCTTCCTGTTAAATTTACAAAAAAATCCAGTGAAGCAAATAAATTTAGGACAGAGTGTGAAAAATTAATTACATCTCCAATTATAGGTTTTAAAGCTGGTGGTACCGGAAAGCCTATGCTTAAAAAACTTGGAGAGAAAGAGCCCTTCTACGCAGCAATTTATAAAAAAAATTTATTAAAAAGCAATGGATCTGTAAAAATTAACAAATACACTTTGGGTATTGAACTAGAAGTTTTTTACCAAGTGAAGAAAAGTTTTTTTTCAAACTCAAAAAAAATTACTGAAAAAAATGTATCTTCTGTTGTAAGTCATATGGGTCCTTGTATTGAGGTGGTAGGCTATAGACAAAAAAAGAAAGGATTAACTTATTTGGGAGATTTAATTAGTGACTTTGGTGCAAATGTTAAATTTATCATAGGTAGAAAACAAAAATTTAAAAAACTAAAATTTAATAACTTAGCTACTAGTCTTTATAATAAAAAAAGTGGCCAGGTAGCAAATGGAAATACGAAGGCTGTTTACGATAGCCCATTAAAATCATTAATTTGGCTTTTAAACAAAATTAAAAAAAATAAAATCGATTTAAAGAAAGATTTTTTAGTTTTTACCGGGTCCACAGTGGGGGTTGTTCCCATTCAAAAAACAGGATTGTTTAAGGGAGAGATTAAATCTCTAGGTTCGGTGAAAACTAAAATTAAAAATTAA